From one Mycobacterium colombiense CECT 3035 genomic stretch:
- a CDS encoding riboflavin synthase — translation MFTGIVEELGEVTARDVLSDAARLTIRGAVVTADAGHGDSIAVNGVCLTVAELLPGGQFTADVMAESLNRSNLGELQVGSRVNLERAAAVNSRLGGHIVQGHVDGTGRIVSRTPSEHWEVVRIEMPAGVARYVVEKGSITVDGISLTVSGLGAEPGDWFEVSLIPTTRELTTLGRAPVGTQVNLEVDVIAKYVERLMTQTGRFTSGNE, via the coding sequence CGACGTCCTTTCGGACGCCGCACGGCTGACCATCCGCGGTGCCGTCGTGACCGCCGACGCGGGCCATGGCGATTCGATCGCCGTCAACGGCGTGTGCCTGACCGTCGCCGAGCTGCTGCCCGGCGGGCAGTTCACGGCCGACGTGATGGCCGAATCGCTCAACCGGTCCAACCTGGGCGAATTGCAGGTCGGCAGCCGGGTGAACCTCGAGCGCGCCGCGGCCGTCAACAGCCGGCTGGGCGGGCACATCGTGCAGGGCCACGTCGACGGGACGGGGCGCATCGTGTCTCGGACGCCGTCGGAGCACTGGGAAGTGGTGCGCATCGAGATGCCCGCCGGCGTGGCCCGCTACGTCGTGGAGAAGGGATCGATCACCGTCGACGGAATCTCGTTGACGGTGTCCGGCCTGGGCGCCGAGCCGGGGGACTGGTTCGAGGTCTCGCTGATCCCCACCACCCGCGAATTGACCACCCTGGGCCGCGCCCCGGTCGGCACTCAGGTGAACCTCGAGGTCGACGTCATCGCCAAATATGTAGAGCGGCTCATGACGCAAACGGGCCGGTTTACCAGCGGAAACGAGTAA
- a CDS encoding tyrosine-type recombinase/integrase, with amino-acid sequence MTVTTSPDLSDLLISWKLALEGSRKSAQTIGSYTLGARLYLDWCAENGHPPVLDRKQVQRWVVELMHSGRSPATARARLSALRAYSKWLAAEEELPSDPLLGIAPPRLDSKVVDALSTEELAALIRACKGKEFIDLRDEAVVRLFAETGMRARELLGLTVEDVDLGRGLITVQRGKGGKGRIVPFGGATGTAVDRYLRRARRKHRLAHTSNALWLGGGGQKFGYHGLDTALKRRAELAGLRSFHIHQLRHTFASRWVTAQGSEGGLMAVAGWSSRQMVDRYTRSVAADRAAAEARRLNLGDI; translated from the coding sequence ATGACGGTTACCACCTCTCCGGACCTCTCCGACCTGCTCATTTCGTGGAAACTCGCCCTCGAAGGCTCCCGCAAATCCGCCCAGACCATCGGCTCCTACACCCTCGGTGCCCGGCTGTACCTCGACTGGTGCGCGGAGAACGGGCACCCTCCGGTACTAGACCGCAAGCAGGTCCAACGCTGGGTTGTCGAGCTGATGCACAGCGGCCGGTCGCCCGCGACGGCCCGCGCCCGCCTATCCGCCCTCCGGGCCTACTCCAAGTGGCTCGCGGCCGAGGAGGAGCTGCCCTCGGACCCGCTGCTCGGGATCGCCCCGCCCCGGCTCGACTCGAAGGTCGTGGACGCCCTCTCGACGGAGGAGCTGGCCGCGCTGATCCGGGCGTGCAAGGGCAAGGAGTTCATCGACCTGCGGGACGAGGCCGTGGTCCGGCTCTTCGCGGAAACCGGGATGCGGGCGCGCGAGCTACTCGGGCTCACGGTGGAGGACGTAGACCTCGGCCGAGGACTGATAACCGTCCAGCGGGGGAAGGGCGGCAAGGGCCGGATCGTCCCGTTCGGGGGAGCGACCGGCACGGCGGTGGACCGGTACCTGCGGAGGGCGCGACGGAAGCACCGCCTCGCTCACACGTCTAACGCGCTCTGGCTCGGCGGCGGAGGGCAGAAGTTCGGATATCACGGCCTCGACACGGCGCTGAAGCGCCGGGCCGAGCTGGCCGGCCTCCGGAGCTTCCATATCCATCAGCTCCGGCACACGTTCGCCTCGCGGTGGGTCACAGCGCAGGGGAGCGAGGGCGGCCTGATGGCCGTCGCCGGGTGGAGCTCCCGGCAGATGGTGGACCGGTACACGCGGTCGGTCGCGGCGGACCGGGCAGCGGCGGAAGCCCGCCGCCTGAATCTCGGCGACATCTGA
- a CDS encoding phage major capsid protein, with the protein MQSLLNHLLTLRDNEAARRLACVDTARELGYSKWSDDKSGELGRMYRTADATVKALDARIAEQREEIRRSGADNPLVQAVKAAGHGGGATERTSRAETESWARRVAQQFCARNAEHRAISTGVLDVPSLVPPFVSLMRWPTRLIDLLLNRIPIDQNAVEYYRETARTNNADVVADLATKPTSTFTLTPIQDRARVIAHLSEPIPARYLADVDQVQPFLAREMAQGILAALEAEVVAGDGTGEHMTGILNTPGTTQIAFDTDILTTIRHSFTELQQIGEAPDAIALNPADAETVDLTRWGTAGGLLTSGFDHPNTAGYGSSSNFFGPSDEVKRVISPSVPQGTAIIGDWGTAITLYLRESMSLMLNYWSSELFETNAFVMRCEMRSVVGVLRPQAFAIATLHA; encoded by the coding sequence GTGCAATCACTGCTCAACCACCTTCTGACACTCCGCGATAACGAAGCTGCCCGGCGTCTCGCTTGCGTCGATACGGCCCGCGAGCTGGGCTACTCGAAGTGGAGCGACGACAAGTCCGGCGAGCTGGGCCGCATGTACCGGACGGCCGACGCCACGGTCAAGGCGCTGGACGCCCGGATTGCGGAGCAGCGAGAAGAGATCCGTCGCTCTGGCGCTGATAACCCTCTCGTGCAAGCGGTGAAAGCAGCCGGCCACGGCGGCGGTGCGACGGAGCGAACCTCTCGCGCCGAAACAGAGTCCTGGGCTCGCCGGGTAGCGCAGCAGTTCTGCGCCCGCAACGCCGAGCACCGCGCAATCTCCACGGGAGTCTTGGACGTTCCGTCGTTGGTGCCGCCGTTCGTGTCGCTGATGCGGTGGCCTACCCGGCTGATCGATCTGCTGCTGAACCGCATCCCGATCGACCAGAACGCCGTGGAGTATTACCGGGAGACGGCCCGGACGAACAACGCGGATGTCGTCGCGGACCTCGCTACCAAGCCCACCAGCACGTTCACGCTGACGCCGATCCAGGACCGGGCACGCGTCATTGCTCATCTGTCCGAGCCGATTCCGGCCCGGTATTTGGCTGACGTGGATCAGGTCCAACCGTTCTTGGCCCGCGAGATGGCGCAGGGCATCCTCGCCGCGCTGGAGGCCGAGGTCGTGGCCGGCGACGGGACCGGTGAGCACATGACCGGGATTCTGAACACGCCCGGCACCACCCAGATCGCGTTCGACACCGACATTTTGACGACGATCCGGCACAGCTTCACGGAGCTGCAGCAGATCGGCGAGGCTCCGGACGCGATCGCGTTGAACCCGGCGGACGCCGAGACGGTAGACCTCACGAGGTGGGGCACTGCGGGTGGTCTGCTCACGAGCGGTTTCGACCATCCGAACACGGCCGGATACGGCTCGTCCTCGAACTTCTTCGGGCCGTCCGATGAGGTCAAACGAGTTATCTCACCGAGCGTTCCGCAGGGCACCGCGATCATCGGTGACTGGGGCACGGCGATCACGCTGTACCTGCGCGAGTCGATGTCGCTGATGCTGAACTACTGGAGCTCCGAGTTGTTCGAGACGAACGCTTTCGTCATGCGGTGTGAGATGCGGAGTGTGGTGGGCGTTTTGCGCCCGCAGGCGTTCGCGATCGCCACGCTGCACGCCTGA
- a CDS encoding DUF732 domain-containing protein yields MNTRLVLLLSLGGLLAGAGVAHADPGLSPADQQYVRELAEHGIRNQYGAAVMVEDGREVCAALDGFTFPEEVGRIRLTTNLDGPHAVYFVQLSHDTYCPERSARTDDV; encoded by the coding sequence ATGAACACCCGGCTGGTGCTGCTCCTCAGCCTCGGCGGGCTCCTCGCCGGGGCCGGGGTAGCTCACGCCGATCCCGGCCTCTCTCCGGCCGACCAGCAGTACGTCCGGGAGCTGGCCGAGCACGGCATCCGCAACCAGTACGGCGCGGCCGTCATGGTCGAGGACGGCCGGGAGGTCTGCGCCGCCCTCGACGGGTTCACCTTCCCGGAGGAGGTCGGCCGTATCCGGCTGACGACGAACCTCGACGGCCCGCACGCCGTCTACTTCGTCCAGCTGTCCCACGACACCTACTGCCCGGAGAGGAGCGCCCGCACGGACGATGTGTAA
- a CDS encoding TIGR03619 family F420-dependent LLM class oxidoreductase — protein sequence MKLGFALPFVGPAVSSAAGLSAFCRGLEDLGYDTLWVGDRLVTPVDMHSTYPGKEQPYPPQMTRYLDPVLLWTVAATATSRVRLNASTLSTFYYEPVHLARVLTTLDVLSEGRLDVGVGIGWMKDEHDIARGADWSRRGKMLDDLLAFLHEWWTTTPVSWDSEFFSLPPVHADLRPVQAGGPPIWIGGASEAAMRRVGRSGTGWLGVEGLQDEVTDHLWSIARRAAQDAGRDPDALKTAMRINLEPGTSVDSVADKLERLDGSGADEAIVDAFALFPTLDQMLDFAGQVIARWGDRRAA from the coding sequence ATGAAGCTTGGTTTCGCACTTCCCTTCGTCGGGCCCGCCGTCAGCAGCGCCGCCGGCCTGAGCGCGTTCTGTCGCGGACTCGAGGACCTTGGCTACGACACGCTGTGGGTCGGCGATCGCCTGGTCACGCCAGTCGACATGCACAGCACCTACCCGGGCAAAGAGCAGCCGTACCCGCCGCAGATGACCCGTTACCTCGATCCGGTGCTGCTGTGGACCGTCGCCGCGACCGCGACCAGCCGGGTGCGGCTCAATGCCAGCACGCTGAGCACCTTCTACTACGAGCCGGTGCACCTGGCCCGGGTGCTGACCACGCTCGACGTGCTCAGCGAAGGACGCCTGGACGTTGGCGTGGGAATCGGGTGGATGAAGGACGAACACGACATCGCCCGCGGCGCGGACTGGAGCCGGCGCGGGAAGATGCTCGATGACCTGCTGGCGTTCCTGCACGAATGGTGGACGACCACCCCGGTGTCCTGGGACAGCGAGTTCTTCTCGCTGCCACCTGTGCATGCCGACCTGCGCCCGGTCCAGGCCGGCGGTCCGCCCATCTGGATCGGCGGTGCGAGCGAGGCCGCGATGCGCCGGGTCGGCCGCAGCGGCACCGGCTGGCTCGGGGTCGAGGGGCTGCAGGATGAGGTCACCGACCACTTGTGGTCGATTGCGCGCCGTGCGGCGCAGGACGCCGGCCGCGATCCGGACGCGCTGAAGACGGCCATGCGGATCAACCTCGAACCGGGCACGTCCGTTGACTCCGTCGCCGACAAGCTCGAGCGCCTCGACGGGTCGGGTGCCGACGAGGCGATCGTGGACGCCTTCGCGCTGTTCCCCACCCTCGATCAGATGCTCGACTTCGCCGGCCAGGTGATCGCCCGATGGGGTGATCGCAGGGCCGCTTGA
- a CDS encoding NADPH-dependent F420 reductase gives MSSISIIGTGNMARAIGALAVAGGNTVEVIGRDQAKAAALAEALGGGATTGEFGAVPAGDIVIVSLLYANVVPVVARYGDALAGKVVVDISNPFNTAADGLAIPDDTSIAQEVAKAAPASASVVKAFNTIFGVVLAQGRPLDVFIAGDDARAKADVAVFIESLGLRPLDVGGLNMAHWLEGTGLVMMGLARHGVGNFDFALGATG, from the coding sequence ATGAGCAGCATCAGCATCATCGGAACCGGGAACATGGCCCGCGCCATCGGCGCGCTGGCGGTAGCGGGCGGCAATACCGTCGAGGTCATCGGCCGCGATCAGGCCAAGGCCGCCGCCCTGGCCGAGGCCCTCGGCGGCGGCGCGACGACGGGAGAGTTCGGCGCCGTCCCGGCCGGCGACATCGTCATCGTTTCCCTGTTGTACGCCAACGTCGTTCCGGTCGTCGCCCGGTACGGAGACGCCCTCGCGGGCAAGGTCGTCGTCGACATCAGCAACCCGTTCAATACCGCGGCCGACGGGCTGGCGATCCCCGATGACACCTCGATCGCGCAGGAAGTCGCCAAGGCCGCCCCCGCCAGCGCCAGCGTGGTGAAGGCGTTCAACACCATCTTCGGTGTCGTCCTGGCCCAGGGCCGACCGCTCGACGTCTTCATCGCCGGCGACGACGCACGCGCCAAGGCGGACGTGGCGGTGTTCATCGAGAGCCTCGGGTTGCGCCCACTGGACGTCGGCGGCCTGAACATGGCGCACTGGCTGGAAGGAACGGGCCTGGTCATGATGGGTCTAGCCCGCCACGGGGTGGGGAACTTCGACTTCGCCCTCGGCGCCACCGGCTGA
- a CDS encoding MarR family winged helix-turn-helix transcriptional regulator, giving the protein MEPNWLSPREDRAWRAFQHAHHQLDVHLNRRLQESGLSGADYEILAVLSGHDGDRMPAHELCNTLGWEKSRVSHQVRRMQKDGLICREPNPDDARSTMVCLLPAGRAAIEKAAPGHVEDVRRNFIDLLTPAELDMLAALNERVLRHLAEAHDCPAEGEPS; this is encoded by the coding sequence ATGGAACCGAACTGGCTGAGCCCCCGCGAAGACCGCGCCTGGCGGGCCTTCCAGCACGCGCACCACCAGCTCGACGTGCACCTGAACCGGCGCCTGCAGGAATCGGGCCTGTCCGGGGCCGACTACGAGATCCTGGCGGTGCTCTCGGGCCACGACGGGGACCGCATGCCCGCCCATGAGCTGTGCAACACCCTGGGCTGGGAGAAGAGCCGCGTCTCCCACCAGGTGCGACGCATGCAGAAGGACGGGCTGATCTGTCGCGAACCCAACCCCGACGACGCCCGCAGCACCATGGTCTGCCTGCTGCCGGCCGGCCGCGCCGCCATCGAGAAAGCGGCACCCGGGCACGTCGAGGACGTCCGCCGGAACTTCATCGACCTGCTCACCCCGGCCGAGCTCGACATGCTCGCCGCCCTCAACGAACGAGTCTTACGCCACCTGGCCGAAGCACACGACTGTCCCGCCGAAGGCGAGCCCTCGTAG
- a CDS encoding bifunctional 3,4-dihydroxy-2-butanone-4-phosphate synthase/GTP cyclohydrolase II: MTRLDSVERAVADIAAGKAVIVIDDEDRENEGDLIFAAEKATPEMVAFMVRYTSGYLCVPLDGEICDRLGLLPMYAVNQDKHGTAYTVTVDARRGVGTGISASDRATTMRLLADPTSAADDFTRPGHVVPLRAKDGGVLRRPGHTEAAVDLARLAGLQPAGAICEIVSQKDEGSMAQTDELRVFADEHDLAMITIADLIEWRRKHEKHIARIAEARIPTRHGEFRAIGYASIYEEVEHVALVRGDIAGPNSDGDDVLVRVHSECLTGDVFGSRRCDCGPQLDAAMAMVAREGRGIVLYMRGHEGRGIGLMHKLQAYQLQDAGEDTVDANLKLGLPADARDYGIGAQILVDLGVRSMRLLTNNPAKRVGLDGYGLHIIERVPLPVRANAENIRYLMTKRDKMGHDLAGLDDFHESVHLPGEFGGAL, translated from the coding sequence ATGACGAGGTTGGACTCCGTCGAGAGGGCGGTTGCCGACATTGCGGCCGGCAAGGCCGTCATCGTCATCGACGACGAGGACCGCGAGAACGAGGGCGATCTGATCTTCGCCGCCGAGAAGGCGACGCCGGAGATGGTGGCGTTCATGGTGCGCTACACCTCGGGATACCTGTGCGTGCCGCTGGACGGCGAGATCTGCGACCGGCTGGGTCTGCTGCCGATGTACGCGGTGAACCAGGACAAGCACGGCACCGCCTACACCGTCACCGTCGATGCGAGACGGGGTGTGGGCACCGGGATTTCGGCCTCGGACCGGGCGACCACGATGCGGCTGCTGGCCGATCCCACCAGCGCCGCCGACGACTTCACCCGGCCCGGTCACGTGGTTCCGTTGCGCGCCAAGGACGGCGGCGTGTTGCGCCGTCCCGGTCACACCGAGGCCGCCGTCGACCTGGCCCGGCTGGCCGGGCTGCAACCCGCGGGCGCCATCTGCGAAATCGTCAGCCAAAAAGACGAGGGCTCGATGGCGCAGACCGACGAACTGCGGGTGTTCGCCGACGAACACGACCTCGCGATGATCACCATCGCCGACCTGATCGAGTGGCGCCGCAAGCACGAGAAGCACATCGCCCGGATCGCCGAGGCCCGCATACCGACGCGGCACGGCGAGTTTCGTGCCATCGGCTACGCCAGCATCTACGAAGAGGTCGAACACGTCGCGCTGGTGCGCGGGGACATCGCCGGGCCGAACTCCGATGGCGATGACGTCTTGGTGCGCGTGCACTCCGAGTGCCTGACCGGTGACGTATTCGGTTCGCGCCGTTGCGATTGCGGGCCGCAGCTGGACGCCGCGATGGCGATGGTCGCCCGCGAGGGACGCGGCATCGTGCTGTACATGCGCGGCCACGAGGGCCGCGGCATCGGGTTGATGCACAAGCTGCAGGCCTATCAGCTGCAGGACGCCGGTGAAGACACCGTCGACGCCAACCTCAAGCTCGGGTTACCCGCCGACGCAAGGGATTACGGCATCGGCGCGCAGATCCTGGTGGACCTCGGGGTGCGCTCGATGCGGCTGCTGACCAACAACCCGGCCAAGCGGGTCGGGCTGGACGGGTACGGCCTGCACATCATCGAGCGAGTGCCGCTGCCGGTGCGCGCCAACGCGGAGAACATCCGCTACCTGATGACCAAGCGGGACAAGATGGGCCACGACCTGGCCGGGCTGGACGACTTTCACGAATCCGTCCATCTGCCAGGTGAATTCGGCGGTGCTTTGTGA
- the ribH gene encoding 6,7-dimethyl-8-ribityllumazine synthase, producing MSPAEGVPEVPPLDASGLRLALVASTWHSEICDALLAGARKVASESGIDDPTVVRVIGAIEIPVIAQELTRNHDAVVALGVVIRGQTPHFEYVCDAVTQGLTRVSLDTSTPVANGVLTTDTEQQALDRAGLPESAEDKGAQATLAALTTALTLRELRAQS from the coding sequence ATGAGCCCCGCCGAGGGTGTGCCCGAGGTTCCGCCGCTCGATGCATCCGGCCTGCGACTGGCCCTGGTCGCGAGTACCTGGCACAGCGAAATCTGTGACGCACTGCTGGCGGGCGCCCGCAAGGTGGCTTCGGAATCGGGTATCGACGACCCGACGGTGGTGCGCGTGATCGGCGCGATCGAGATCCCGGTCATTGCGCAGGAACTCACCCGCAACCACGACGCGGTAGTCGCTCTGGGGGTCGTAATTCGGGGTCAGACACCGCATTTCGAGTACGTGTGCGATGCAGTGACGCAGGGCCTGACGCGGGTGTCGCTGGACACTTCCACACCGGTGGCCAACGGCGTGCTGACCACCGACACCGAGCAGCAGGCCCTGGACCGGGCCGGCCTTCCGGAATCCGCCGAGGACAAAGGGGCCCAAGCCACGCTGGCGGCCCTCACCACCGCGCTCACCCTGCGTGAGTTGCGCGCTCAGTCGTGA
- a CDS encoding PH domain-containing protein, with product MTSTPDRESWDAVLRPHRTPLFAYGAAFLIAAAHIAVGLLLKVGSTGVVFQTSDQVAIAVLGLVIAGVVLLFARPRLRVGPSGVSVRNLLGDKLIEWPDVAGVSFPVGHRWARIDLPDDEYIPVMAIQAVDKGRAVDAMDTVRSLLARYRPDLPTH from the coding sequence GTGACGTCGACGCCGGACCGCGAGTCCTGGGATGCGGTGCTGCGTCCCCATCGCACACCGTTATTCGCCTATGGGGCGGCGTTTCTCATCGCCGCGGCGCACATCGCGGTGGGCCTGCTGCTCAAGGTCGGGTCCACCGGTGTGGTTTTTCAGACCTCCGATCAGGTGGCGATCGCGGTGCTGGGCCTGGTCATCGCCGGGGTCGTGTTGTTGTTCGCGCGTCCGCGGCTGCGGGTGGGGCCGTCCGGTGTTTCGGTACGAAACCTGTTGGGCGACAAGCTGATCGAGTGGCCTGATGTTGCCGGCGTGTCGTTTCCGGTGGGACACCGCTGGGCGCGCATCGACCTGCCCGATGACGAGTACATACCCGTGATGGCGATCCAGGCCGTTGACAAGGGCCGCGCGGTGGACGCCATGGACACGGTGCGGTCGCTGCTGGCGCGCTATCGGCCGGACCTGCCGACGCACTGA
- a CDS encoding hemophore-related protein, translated as MMKRSLAKLAVTVGGLALASTAGAGIASADPDYGPMIHTTCSYDQAMRAVHAENPMAAQYLDQSPPNQQFLQQYLASSPDQRVNLLHAIEHNQGAQQALPIFQQMMTDCTRY; from the coding sequence ATGATGAAGCGCTCGTTGGCCAAACTGGCCGTCACGGTGGGCGGTCTGGCATTGGCGTCGACCGCTGGGGCCGGGATCGCATCGGCTGATCCCGATTACGGTCCGATGATCCACACCACCTGTAGCTACGACCAGGCGATGCGGGCCGTGCACGCCGAGAACCCGATGGCCGCCCAGTACCTCGACCAATCGCCGCCGAACCAGCAGTTCTTGCAGCAGTACCTGGCGTCGTCGCCCGATCAGCGGGTGAACCTGCTGCACGCGATCGAGCACAACCAGGGGGCGCAGCAGGCGCTGCCGATCTTCCAGCAAATGATGACGGACTGCACTCGGTACTGA
- a CDS encoding cupin domain-containing protein: protein MRLVKGGEDKDPAAYLGGDGGLDPARVRDGLAEGYTIVVNGVESYLRTIASLSHSIEVELDFPTRVNAYVTPPESTGFAPHYDPHDVLVLQIQGSKTWHVSDGPAVPPHEIQRRRGVGTDGLTSSTDVCLQPGDVLYLPRGQVHSAETHAEPSVHLTIGLHAPTVLTLLTHELYALSLRDPRVHARLAPRHHRDAAARAGLGDLVRDSLRALEDPELFTESLDALADVLVRRGRCPPVGRVSDTVGIDGQTLVAKYEPLYARVARVDDRVVLRFAQLSVGAGADHEAAMLFLAERTEPFRVGELPGLAPAQQIGLAQTLILNGFLVRLSKT from the coding sequence GTGCGGCTGGTCAAGGGCGGCGAGGACAAGGATCCCGCGGCGTACCTCGGCGGCGACGGCGGCCTGGACCCGGCCCGGGTCCGCGACGGCCTGGCCGAGGGTTACACGATCGTCGTCAATGGGGTCGAGAGCTATCTGCGCACCATCGCATCGTTGTCCCATTCCATCGAGGTCGAGCTGGACTTCCCGACCCGGGTGAACGCCTACGTCACGCCGCCCGAGTCGACCGGCTTTGCCCCGCACTACGACCCGCACGACGTGCTGGTCCTGCAGATCCAGGGATCCAAGACGTGGCATGTGTCCGACGGGCCCGCGGTGCCGCCGCACGAGATCCAGCGGCGCAGGGGCGTTGGGACGGACGGGCTCACGTCGTCGACCGACGTGTGCCTGCAACCCGGCGACGTGTTGTATCTGCCGCGCGGCCAAGTGCATTCGGCCGAAACGCACGCCGAGCCGTCGGTCCATCTGACGATCGGGCTCCATGCGCCCACCGTGCTCACACTGCTCACGCACGAGCTGTACGCGCTGAGCCTGCGCGATCCGCGGGTGCACGCCCGCTTAGCGCCGCGGCACCACCGTGACGCAGCCGCCCGCGCCGGCCTGGGCGACCTCGTGCGCGACAGCCTGCGCGCCCTCGAGGATCCCGAGCTTTTCACCGAAAGCCTCGACGCGCTGGCCGACGTCCTGGTCCGGCGGGGCCGATGCCCTCCGGTCGGCCGGGTCAGCGACACCGTCGGGATCGACGGCCAGACGCTGGTCGCGAAGTACGAACCGCTCTATGCGCGGGTGGCGCGCGTCGACGACCGCGTCGTCCTGCGGTTCGCGCAGCTGTCGGTGGGCGCCGGCGCCGACCATGAAGCGGCGATGCTGTTCCTCGCCGAGCGCACCGAGCCGTTTCGGGTCGGCGAGCTGCCCGGGTTGGCCCCGGCGCAGCAGATCGGACTGGCCCAGACGCTGATCCTGAACGGCTTCTTGGTCCGGCTGTCCAAAACCTGA